The Deinococcus proteolyticus MRP DNA segment GCCAGCAGCTGAATGCGGCCCTGCCGCCAGCCGCGGGCGACGTCGGCGGCGTAGCCCTTCTGCCGGTGCGCGACAATCCAGCCCCGCTGCTCCGGCGAGGGTGTATTGCCTTTCAGGTCCTTGAGCTCGATCCGCAGGCCGTGGTACCCGTGCAGCGGCACGTCGAGCAGCAGGTCCGGGTAGCCGGCGCGGGTGCCCATGCGTTTGAATTTCGCGCCCTCGGGGCTGTAGGTCCGGCCCCGGCGGGTCACGGTCTGCCGCTTGCCCCCGTTCGGGGAATGGTGCAGCAGCCGCAGCTCGGGGAGGTCACCCAGATGGTTTCTGGCCCAGCTGACCAGGGTGATCTGGTGGTGGTCCTCATCCCAGAGCTTTTCAGCGGCGTCCCGACCCTGCTCGGCCAGTCGGGCGTCCAGCTCGCGGACCTGGGCCAGGAGTTCGGCGGCGCGGCTCACGAGCTGCCTCCGGTCATGCGAGATTTGCCAGTGTCCTCACGCTTCCGGTTCCAAAGTTCATCCAGTCGCTGCTCCCCCGCTGGCGTGAGGACCAAGCCGGCCGTGCGGTAGAGCCGTCCCCATCCCTCGCGGCAAAGGGTCGCCCAGACCCGCTGGGCTTCTGCACCGGCCAGACTGGGCGGCTGAGCCCCCGCCGTGAGCTCCTCACGCAAGTCTGGACGGCGCCCGCACAGCCGGGTGACCGCCTGATTCAGTGAAGTGGGCTGCCGAAGACACAGACAGCCCAGCAGCAGACGTTCTAGCTCGGGATTCAAGGCTGGGCCTCCCTAGAGACGCCCAGGTTCAGCAGCTGGGTACGGTATCCAGCCACCCGGTCTTCGAGCCCCGGCGCCTGGGGGCCACACTCGTCAAGTTCGGCCAGCGCGCTGCGCAACTCGTCCTGGAGTAGTTCCACCTGCTCCAAAGGAACACCCGAAAGGCCGGAGCTTTTCGGGTGCGGGGTGGGCTGGAGGGTGTCTTGAGATGGGGGAGAGTCATTCATTGGGTACTCCTTTGTCGCCTGGCGGGCCACGGTATAGGCGTCCTGCAGGTCAAGGTCGCGGAAATGACCGACCTGCACGCGCAGGACGCGGGAGCAGTAGTTGGTGAGGTAGAAGATGTCGTGCCCGTCAGGCTTGAGTAGGCCGCGCATGCGGCCCACGAAGCGCTGGGCCTCCTGCACGGTCATCGGGGCAGCGCCGGACGGGCGCTGGTAACGCTTCGGCGGCGGCCCTTTAGGCTTAGGAGGCGGCTTCCACATGGGGCACCAGTATCTGGGGAGTGCCGCCGGGTCCCAGGCGGGTCACCACCAGCCCAGAGCCCGCTTGCAGCAGCGTGAAGCTCTTGGCCGGCAGGGCCAGTGGGTCCAGCTCGAAGCCTGCCTGCCGAGCGGCGTAGGTCAGCACTTCATCGGGGCCGTATTCGGTCCAGGCACTGGCGCGGCCTCCGGCATCCAGTTGGGCTTGGAAGATGGCGGCCAGCTCTGCGGCGAACGCCCGGACCTGGGCGGGGGTGTAGCGGGTATGGCTGCAGGCGCTCTGAATCAGGGCTCCGGTGAGGCCAGGGACATCTCGGGTGGGATCGGGCTGGCCGGGGCCAGGCGCGCTGAGGAACTGCGCCCACCAGTCGGCGGCCGCCCGCGCTGCGGGGCCGGGGAGGGGGTTGGACATAGAAGGGCCTTCTTTCACAAACAGATGTCCGTAGTCGGGCTCTGGGGCGTCGTCCGCGTAATCGCAGTCGTATCGGCGCTCAGAGATGCACATGGGGGCAGGGACGGAGTAGGTCTCGGCATGCTTGCTTTTCATGCCGCCAGAGTGGATCAGGCTGAGGGCATAAGCCGGAAACCCTCTGAACACGACCCGGCCGGGTCACTGCCCTATAGG contains these protein-coding regions:
- a CDS encoding VRR-NUC domain-containing protein, whose translation is MSRAAELLAQVRELDARLAEQGRDAAEKLWDEDHHQITLVSWARNHLGDLPELRLLHHSPNGGKRQTVTRRGRTYSPEGAKFKRMGTRAGYPDLLLDVPLHGYHGLRIELKDLKGNTPSPEQRGWIVAHRQKGYAADVARGWRQGRIQLLAYLAGEVHEWYWVPKKGTACELPGVGAG